One genomic window of Glycine soja cultivar W05 chromosome 9, ASM419377v2, whole genome shotgun sequence includes the following:
- the LOC114368744 gene encoding farnesyl pyrophosphate synthase 1-like: MADLKSTFLNVYSVLKSELLHDPAFEFSDDARHWVDRMLDYNVPGGKLNRGLSVIDSYRLLKEGQALNDDEIFLASALGWCIEWLQAYFLVLDDIMDNSHTRRGQPCWFRVPKVGMIAANDGVLLRNHIPRILRKHFRGKPYYIDLLDLFNEVEFQTASGQMIDLITTLEGEKDLSKYTLTLHRRIVQYKTAYYSFYLPVACALLMAGEDLDKNVDVKNILVEMGTYFQVQDDYLDCFGDPQTIGKIGTDIEDFKCSWLIVKALELSNEQQKKVLQENYGKPDPENVAKVKALYNELNLQGVFEEYENGSYAKLVSSIEAHPIKAVQAVLKSFLAKIYKRQK; the protein is encoded by the exons ATGGCAGATCTCAAGTCTACATTCTTGAACGTCTATTCCGTTCTCAAATCTGAACTCCTCCACGACCCCGCCTTCGAGTTCTCCGATGATGCTCGCCATTGGGTCGACCGG ATGCTAGACTACAATGTGCCTGGAG GAAAGTTGAACCGGGGACTGTCAGTCATTGACAGCTACAGATTGTTGAAAGAAGGACAGGCATTAAATGATGACGAAATTTTCCTTGCTAGTGCTCTTGGTTGGTGTATTGAATGG CTTCAGGCATATTTTCTTGTTCTTGATGACATTATGGATAACTCTCACACACGCCGCGGCCAGCCATGCTGGTTTAGAGTGCCCAAG GTTGGAATGATTGCAGCCAATGATGGAGTTCTACTAAGAAACCATATTCCACGGATCCTTAGGAAGCACTTCAGGGGAAAGCCATATTACATTGATCTTCTTGATTTGTTTAATGAG gTTGAGTTTCAGACTGCTTCAGGACAGATGATAGATCTGATCACCACATTGGAAGGAGAAAAAGACCTTTCTAAATACACATTAACACT GCATCGACGTATAGTTCAGTACAAGACTGCATATTATTCATTTTACCTTCCA GTTGCATGTGCATTGCTTATGGCGGGTGAGGATCTAGACAAAAATGTTGATGTAAAGAACATTCTTGTTGAGATGGGAACATACTTTCAAGTACAG GATGATTATTTGGATTGCTTTGGTGATCCTCAAACAATTGGAAAG ATAGGTACAGATATTGAAGATTTCAAGTGCTCTTGGTTAATTGTGAAAGCCTTGGAACTTAGTAATGAACAACAAAAGAAAGTTCTACAA GAGAACTATGGTAAGCCAGATCCAGAAAATGTTGCTAAAGTAAAGGCCCTGTACAATGAGCTTAATCTTCAG GGTGTATTTGAGGAGTACGAGAATGGGAGCTATGCAAAGCTTgtatcctccattgaagctcatCCTATCAAAGCAGTTCAAGCTGTATTGAAGTCCTTTTTGGCTAAAATTTACAAGAGGCAGAAGTAG
- the LOC114367076 gene encoding C2 and GRAM domain-containing protein At1g03370-like, with amino-acid sequence MKLVVRVIEAKNLPPTDLNGLSDPYVRLQLGKNRFRTKVIKKCLNPKWDEEFSFRVDDLNEELVISVMDEDKFFNDDFVGQLKVPISVVFEEEIKSLGTAWYSLQPKSKKSKNKESGEIRLSIYFSQNNASMESNGSGDLLLHPRMTESPTRSSTGPSNSSSPVREEITSAKDEKSSTQKTITGRIAQIFSKSSDMSSTASRRSIDLDQSESSKVEVSEMKAEDQSSNETFEEAMRKLQSADQGSEIPSNLPAGVFIDQQYVIAPEDLNELLFSSDSNFLKSLAEVQGNTELEIGPWKFENDGEIFKRLVTYLKAPSKLIKAVKAYEEHTYLKADGKNFAVLVSVSTPDVMYGSTFRVEVLYVITPGPEFPTGEQCARLVVSWRMNFLQSTMMKGMIENGARQGMKDSFDQYATLLSQTVKTADVKDLSSNKEQALASLHAEPESDWRLAVRYFANFTVFTTVFMGLYVIVHIWLAAPSTIQGLEFGGLDLPDSIGEFVVCAILVLQGERMLGIISRFIKARAQKGSDHGIKAQGDGWLLTVALIEGSSLASVDSSGLSDPYVVFTCNGKTRTSSIKFQKSNPTWNEIFEFDAMDDPPSVLDVVVYDFDGPFDEAASLGHAEINFLKANIADLADIWVPLEGKLALACQSKLHLRIFLDNTRGGNVAKDYLSRMEKEVGKKINLRSPQTNSAFQKLFGLPPEEFLINDFTCHLKRKMPLQGRLFLSARIIGFHANLFGNKTKFFFLWEDIEEIQVIPPTFSSMGSPIIVITLRKGRGVDARHGAKTQDEQGRLKFHFQSFVSFNVAHRTIMALWKARSLSPEQKVEFVEEQSDSKSLISEESGSFLGLDDVSMSEIYSCSLSIPASYLMEIFSGGELDRRVMEKLGYLNYSYTPWVSENHDISERAVYYKFEKRISSYKGEVTSTQQRSPLADGKGWLVEELMNLHGVPLGDYFNIHLRYQIEDLPPKAKGCRVQVLFGMEWLKSSKNQKRLTKNILENLLERFKVTFSLAEKELLPK; translated from the exons ATGAAGCTTGTGGTTCGTGTGATTGAGGCAAAGAACTTGCCACCGACGGATCTTAATGGGTTGAGTGATCCGTACGTGAGGTTACAGTTGGGGAAGAACAGGTTCAGGACCAAAGTGATAAAGAAGTGTTTGAATCCAAAGTGGGATGAGGAGTTTAGCTTTAGGGTGGATGATCTCAATGAAGAGCTGGTTATATCTGTTATGGATGAAGATAAGTTCTTCAATGATGACTTTGTGGGCCAGCTTAAGGTGCCAATTTCAGTTGTTTTTGAGGAGGAGATCAAGTCCCTTGGCACTGCTTGGTATTCCTTGCAACCCAAAAGCAAGAAGTCCAAGAACAAGGAATCTG GTGAGATTCGTTTAAGCatatatttttcacaaaataatgCATCCATGGAGTCAAATGGTAGTGGTGATCTATTATTACATCCAAGAATGACGGAATCACCTACAAGATCTTCCACAGGCCCTTCAAACTCTTCTTCTCCTGTCAGGGAAGAAATTACATCTGCTAAGGATGAAAAATCTAGTACACAAAAAACAATAACTGGAAGAATTGCTCAAATCTTTAGTAAGAGCTCTGATATGTCTTCAACTGCATCCCGTAGAAGCATTGACTTGGACCAATCTGAAAGTAGTAAAGTAGAAGTTAGTGAGATGAAGGCTGAGGATCAGTCCTCTAATGAGACTTTTGAAGAAGCTATGAGAAAGCTTCAGTCTGCAGACCAAGGCAGTGAAATTCCTAGCAATTTACCAGCAGGAGTGTTTATTGATCAACAATATGTCATTGCACCAGAAGACTTGAATGAGTTACTAttttcatcagattcaaatttTCTCAAGTCATTGGCAGAAGTACAGGGCAATACAGAACTCGAAATAGGACCTTGGAAGTTTGAGAATGATGGGGAGATCTTCAAAAGATTAGTTACTTACCTCAAGGCTCCGAGTAAATTAATTAAGGCTGTCAAAGCCTATGAGGAACACACATATTTAAAAGCTGATGGGAAGAACTTTGCTGTTCTAGTCAGTGTCAGCACTCCAGATGTTATGTATGGGAGCACCTTTAGGGTAGAAGTACTGTATGTGATTACACCTGGACCAGAGTTTCCGACAGGAGAACAGTGTGCGCGTCTGGTTGTATCGTGGCGAATGAATTTTTTACAAAGCACCATGATGAAAGGAATGATAGAAAATGGGGCTCGGCAAGGCATGAAGGATAGCTTTGATCAGTATGCCACTTTGTTATCTCAGACTGTTAAAACTGCTGATGTGAAGGACCTTAGTTCCAATAAGGAACAAGCTTTGGCATCATTACATGCTGAACCTGAATCAGATTGGAGGCTTGCAGTGCGGTATTTTGCTAACTTCACAGTATTCACAACAGTTTTTATGGGGTTGTATGTGATTGTTCACATTTGGCTGGCTGCACCAAGCACAATTCAAGGGCTTGAGTTTGGTGGGCTTGACTTGCCAGATTCAATTGGTGAATTTGTTGTCTGTGCAATTTTGGTTCTTCAAGGTGAACGCATGCTGGGTATAATCTCACGCTTCATAAAGGCTAGAGCACAAAAGG GTAGTGATCATGGAATCAAAGCACAAGGAGATGGGTGGTTGCTAACTGTTGCCTTAATTGAAGGAAGCAGTTTAGCTTCTGTTGATTCTAGTGGGTTGTCTGATCCCTATGTGGTGTTTACGTGCAATGGAAAAACAAGAACCAGTTCAATCAAGTTCCAGAAATCTAATCCTACATGGAATG AAATATTTGAGTTTGATGCAATGGATGATCCTCCTTCTGTGCTGGATGTGGTAGTTTATGATTTTGACGGACCTTTTGATGAAGCTGCATCTCTAGGACATGctgaaattaattttctaaaagcAAACATAGCAGATCTTGCTGATATATGGGTTCCCCTTGAAGGAAAGTTGGCATTGGCATGTCAGTCTAAACTGCACCTAAGAATTTTCTTGGACAACACTAGAGGTGGTAATGTTGCAAAGGACTATTTAAGTAGAATGGAGAAAGAAGTCGGGAAGAAG attAATTTGCGGTCTCCTCAAACAAATTCAGCATTTCAGAAACTGTTTGGGCTTCCACCTGAGGAATTTCTCATCAATGATTTCACCTgtcatttgaaaagaaaaatgcccCTGCAG GGCCGCCTATTTCTATCAGCAAGAATAATTGGATTTCATGCAAATTTGTTTGGAAACAAGacaaaattcttttttctttgggaaGATATTGAAGAAATTCAGGTTATTCCTCCTACATTCTCATCAATGGGGAGTCCAATAATTGTCATAACTCTTCGGAAGGGTAGAGGTGTGGATGCAAGGCATGGTGCAAAAACACAAGATGAACAAGGCAGGCTAAAGTTCCATTTTCAGTCATTTGTGTCTTTCAATGTTGCACACAG GACTATCATGGCTCTCTGGAAGGCCAGGTCCTTGAGTCCGGAACAGAAGGTTGAGTTTGTTGAAGAACAATCTGATAGCAAAAGCCTTATAAGTGAAGAGAGTGGCTCATTCCTTGGCCTGGATGATGTTAGCATGTCTGAGATTTATTCTTGTTCTCTTTCAATTCCt GCAAGTTACCTCATGGAGATATTTAGCGGGGGTGAGTTGGACCGTCGGGTCATggaaaagcttggttatcttaATTATTCTTATACTCCTTGGGTATCTGAGAACCATGATATCTCTGAGAGAGCAGTATATTACAAATTTGAGAAGCGTATTTCAAGTTATAAAGGTGAAGTGACAAGTACTCAGCAAAGATCTCCCCTTGCGGATGGAAAGGGTTGGCTTGTGGAAGAGCTTATGAACCTTCATGGAGTTCCTCTTGGTGATTATTTCAAT ATACACCTTAGGTACCAAATTGAGGATTTACCCCCAAAAGCAAAGGGGTGTAGAGTGCAAGTGTTATTTGGAATGGAATGGCTGAAAAGCTCAAAGAATCAGAAAAGACTTACAAAGAACATCCTAGAAAATTTGCTGGAACGTTTTAAGGTGACCTTTAGTCTAGCTGAGAAGGAGCTTTTACCAAAATAA